GGCTGCTCGGTCGATGCCGAGCCGGTCGAGCAGTGCGACGGCCCGGTCGGCGTCGTCGTCGAGGCTGCTGCGGCCGTGGCGGACGGGCGTGCCGAGGTAGCCCGGACGCGAGACCGTGACGACCCGGAACCCGTCGGACGGCAGGAACCGTGCCATCACGTCGGCGGTGTCGACCCCGCCAGGGGTGCCGTGCAGGACCAGGACGGGTGTGCCCTCGCCGCGCACCCGCACGACGTCGCGACGCAGCGCCCGTGCCTGACCGTCCGAGGTCGGTCCGGTGCGGGTGTCGGCGTGCATGCCTCGACGCTAGCCGCGCGGTGCCGTGGACGCGCCATGGAGGGGGTACGGATCGCCTGGACGAGCGGCGGCCCACCGGCGCCCGGCTCAGCGCACGGCGGTCCGACCACGCAGACGGAGTGTCTCGCCGGGGTACTCCCCGAACTCCTCGTGGTACGCCCCGGAGAACCGGCCCATGTGCTTGAAGCCGCAGGAGATCGCGACCGCGGCGACCGAGGAGACGTCGGGGTCGGCGAGCTGCAGGCCGAGCCGGGCCTTCTCGAGGCGGATCTCACGGAGGAACGCCATCGGGGTGACCCCCTCGTACCGCTGGAAGGCCTCCTGGAGCGTGCGGACGCTGACCTCGGCGGCCTCGGCGATCTCCGGGACGGTGAGGGGGCGGTCGAAGCGGGCGTGCATGAAGGTCTTCGCCCGCTGGACGGTGCTCGCGTGCGGCCCGGCGACGTGGCCGTCGGGCATCGGTTCGAAGGCGGCGAGCACGGCCTCGGCGAGCATGAGGTCGAGGGCATCCCGCCCCTCGCCCACGGTCGAGCGGTCGAAGAGCGCCGGAGCCACGGCCCGGACGATCTCCTGGAGCGGACCGAGCCGTTCGGGCTCGACCACGACGGGGAGGTTCAGCGGGCGCGGTGCGGCGCCGGTGTCCATCGTGGCGACGGCCTCGAGGAAGTCCGCCCCGAAGTGCACGAAGTGGTGCGTCCCCGCGACGGCGTCGATGGTGAACTCGCGACCGGTCGGGAAGGCGACGGGGACCGAGGCGTGCATCGTGACGGGTGCCGGCCCGTCCGCATCGATCACGGTCCCGCCGTCGACCGCCCACGCGAGCACGTACTGGCGCTCGGGTTGCAGGACACCGGAGAAGCGCGACGACGACGAGGACGTCCGCAGGCTCACCCGGCCGTCGCTCATCGCGCGGTAGCGGAGTCGGAACGCGGTGTGGTCGGCGAAGTGCAGGTGGCGACCGTTGTGGACGTCGCGGAGCAGGGCACTCGCCTCGCCGGGGTCCGTCAGCGTGTGGACGACGTCCTGCACGGCACCGCGGTGCCGGTCGGACCGTCCCGGCGTCACGTGCGGCTCGATCCACCCGTGGCTCGCGACCAGCTCAGGTCGGCCAACGTCGGCGCGGCGTCCTGCTCTTCGACCGCCCAGCCGCGACGGGCAGCCTTGCGGAGGTGCCGGTACGTCGTGATCCGGACCGGATCGACTGCTCGGTTCGACTCGTACTTCGTCATGGTGCGCTCCCTGGACGGCATCACGGCGCCCAGGACACAGCAGCTCGACTGGTCGATTTGCGCATTCCCTGGACACGAAACGGACTCGTTGCTACGGCTCGACGGTA
This is a stretch of genomic DNA from Curtobacterium sp. 458. It encodes these proteins:
- a CDS encoding helix-turn-helix transcriptional regulator, producing MTPGRSDRHRGAVQDVVHTLTDPGEASALLRDVHNGRHLHFADHTAFRLRYRAMSDGRVSLRTSSSSSRFSGVLQPERQYVLAWAVDGGTVIDADGPAPVTMHASVPVAFPTGREFTIDAVAGTHHFVHFGADFLEAVATMDTGAAPRPLNLPVVVEPERLGPLQEIVRAVAPALFDRSTVGEGRDALDLMLAEAVLAAFEPMPDGHVAGPHASTVQRAKTFMHARFDRPLTVPEIAEAAEVSVRTLQEAFQRYEGVTPMAFLREIRLEKARLGLQLADPDVSSVAAVAISCGFKHMGRFSGAYHEEFGEYPGETLRLRGRTAVR